From a single Nitrogeniibacter mangrovi genomic region:
- a CDS encoding FUSC family protein, with protein sequence MDDWKDRLRSFVRAEWRAQTAIRASDRPWQMPFAASLAMGLPLLFGAWFNQMAPALIGSLGGLVFLYLPRTALQHRMVTLMACGFGMVGCFALGVLSHLLPAVIMPALALCATLVTMVCRVYRLGPPGSLFFVMAAAIGADAPGTLAQVPERVGLLALGAVGAGVIALVYSVLILRIRDPLPVAPLPPPTFDFVVFDSIIVGLSVGVSFLAAQLLDLHKAYWVAVSCLAVIQGVSRRSVWERQIHRVVSTSLGLVLTWLVFALPFDRWGFVPLVMVLAFVIETLVVRHYGFATVFITPMAILLGDATSFPLGDASALIQARFIDTVLGSLVGFLGGMAIHSQGVRQAVGAPLRRVLGGQGPEGVKRRRTVDR encoded by the coding sequence TCGTGCGGGCGGAATGGCGCGCGCAGACCGCCATCCGGGCGAGTGATCGCCCCTGGCAGATGCCTTTTGCGGCGAGTCTGGCCATGGGGCTGCCGCTGTTGTTCGGCGCCTGGTTCAACCAGATGGCGCCGGCGCTGATCGGGTCACTGGGCGGGTTGGTGTTCCTCTACCTGCCGCGCACCGCGCTGCAGCATCGCATGGTCACGCTCATGGCCTGCGGTTTCGGCATGGTCGGCTGCTTCGCGCTGGGGGTCCTGAGCCACCTGCTGCCGGCGGTCATCATGCCGGCCCTGGCGCTGTGCGCCACCCTGGTGACCATGGTGTGCCGGGTGTATCGCCTGGGGCCGCCGGGCAGCCTGTTCTTCGTGATGGCGGCAGCCATCGGTGCGGATGCGCCCGGCACCCTGGCCCAGGTGCCCGAGCGGGTCGGCCTGCTTGCGCTGGGCGCGGTCGGGGCGGGCGTGATCGCGCTCGTCTATAGCGTGCTCATCCTGCGCATCCGCGACCCCCTGCCGGTGGCGCCGCTTCCGCCGCCCACGTTCGATTTCGTCGTCTTCGATTCGATCATCGTCGGTCTCAGCGTGGGGGTTTCCTTCCTGGCCGCCCAACTGCTCGATCTGCACAAGGCCTACTGGGTGGCGGTGAGCTGTCTGGCGGTGATCCAGGGCGTCAGCCGGCGCAGCGTGTGGGAACGACAGATTCATCGGGTCGTCAGCACCAGCCTGGGGCTGGTGCTGACGTGGCTGGTCTTCGCCTTGCCGTTCGACCGCTGGGGTTTCGTGCCGCTGGTCATGGTGCTGGCCTTCGTCATCGAGACCCTGGTGGTGCGTCACTACGGGTTCGCGACCGTGTTCATCACCCCGATGGCGATTCTGCTCGGCGACGCAACGAGCTTCCCGCTCGGGGATGCCTCCGCGCTCATTCAGGCGCGCTTCATCGACACCGTGCTGGGCAGTCTGGTCGGATTTCTGGGCGGGATGGCGATTCACAGCCAGGGCGTTCGCCAGGCCGTCGGGGCGCCGTTGCGCCGAGTGTTGGGGGGGCAGGGACCGGAAGGTGTGAAGCGCCGTCGCACAGTGGATCGATGA
- a CDS encoding EAL domain-containing protein translates to MSQHPPATPDRIAVTGSVQQELARRDKIIRVLMDRVERGMDAQNPDYSFFEKAVVLGEQVEQRTTELARALDTLRGLNAALDHERRVSEAARARLSAALRSSSDGFALFDEDDALILRNPVLQQVFADMVHPELGQTFAEMIEGLANSPWAQRWQALHQAARAGRAASDEIELPADRWLRISEQPTPDGGIVGTYTDISDIKARESLRREREQAAQALLLQTTLDNLEQGVLVLDAGGRVAAWNRRLEEILDHAPVHIGMTCEQLPHIGSAPCIRHSKQCDTSECCDAAVPCELVLPDARFLNLRSVGLPDGGRVITVSDITDKRRQEARIQGLLDEMRLIFENAHVGIAHVRGREIINCNSRFAAMFGWDSASELIGQRTAVIYEGEDDWREQGATIYQDLLEHGFSDRTGWHRRRDGSPIWCHRVGRPLHADDPHAGSIWVFADLTERREHQQKLLLAQKVFEHCAEALLVTDDKGIIVDVNAAFTRISGFRPEEVIGQTPRVLKSGRHDDDFYADMWKRLIQFGHWSGEVWDRRKNGQVYPKWLSIAAVFDEQGKITNFVAAFEDVTARKQAEERIQALAEHDHLTGLPNRLLLRDRFTHALEKRKRTGRAMGFMFLDLDHFKRINDSLGHQAGDQLLVAVVKRLRQVLREADTISRLGGDEFVILVNEIDEPGDAARIADKIIDALKTPVRIGDRSLTTSASIGIAMVPMDGSDFDTLLQRADTAMYRAKEQGRGAYAFFRQEMNEAATQRLEMVNALHRALAENAFTLAYQPVARVADQRFSSVEALLRWQHGGQAISPAEFIPVAEETGLVVPIGEWVMAEACQQARRWRDAGHPLRIAVNVSGLQIYRTDIVDLLMRCTRDAGIGTDVITIELTESILMQDSNTVREIIADLKHIGSSVAIDDFGTGYSSLSYLSRFKADKLKIDRSFIAKVETSEEDRAIVRMVADISRVLGMRCVAEGVENALQFDFVARCGCDLVQGFHISPPRRASEVLPLLAHPPD, encoded by the coding sequence CGCGTGCTCATGGACCGCGTCGAGCGCGGCATGGACGCGCAGAACCCGGACTACAGCTTCTTCGAGAAGGCGGTGGTGCTCGGCGAGCAGGTCGAACAACGCACCACCGAGCTGGCCCGGGCGCTCGACACCCTGCGCGGCCTGAACGCCGCGCTCGACCATGAACGCCGGGTCTCCGAGGCGGCGCGGGCACGCCTGTCCGCCGCCCTGCGCAGCAGCTCCGACGGCTTCGCCCTGTTCGACGAGGACGATGCCCTGATTCTGCGCAACCCGGTGCTGCAGCAGGTGTTCGCCGACATGGTGCACCCCGAGCTCGGACAGACCTTCGCCGAAATGATCGAAGGGCTGGCCAACAGCCCCTGGGCGCAGCGCTGGCAGGCACTGCACCAGGCCGCGCGCGCGGGCCGCGCCGCCAGCGACGAAATCGAACTGCCCGCCGACCGCTGGCTGCGCATCTCCGAGCAGCCCACGCCCGACGGCGGCATCGTCGGCACCTACACCGACATCAGCGACATCAAGGCCCGCGAGAGCCTGCGCCGCGAGCGCGAGCAGGCCGCCCAGGCCCTGCTGCTGCAGACCACCCTGGACAACCTCGAACAGGGCGTGCTGGTGCTCGACGCCGGCGGTCGCGTGGCGGCATGGAACCGGCGCCTCGAGGAGATTCTCGACCACGCCCCGGTGCACATCGGCATGACCTGCGAGCAGCTGCCGCACATCGGCAGCGCCCCCTGCATCCGGCACAGCAAGCAGTGCGACACCTCGGAATGCTGCGACGCCGCCGTGCCCTGCGAACTGGTCCTGCCCGACGCGCGCTTCCTCAACCTGCGCAGCGTCGGCCTGCCCGACGGCGGCCGCGTCATCACCGTCAGCGACATCACCGACAAGCGCCGCCAGGAGGCCCGCATCCAGGGCCTGCTCGACGAGATGCGGCTGATCTTCGAGAATGCCCACGTGGGCATCGCCCATGTGCGCGGACGCGAGATCATCAACTGCAACTCGCGCTTCGCCGCCATGTTCGGCTGGGATTCGGCGAGCGAGCTCATCGGCCAGCGCACCGCCGTAATCTACGAAGGCGAGGACGACTGGCGCGAGCAGGGCGCGACCATCTACCAGGACCTGCTCGAACACGGCTTCAGCGACCGCACCGGCTGGCACCGGCGCCGCGACGGCAGCCCGATCTGGTGTCACCGGGTCGGCCGCCCGCTGCATGCGGACGACCCCCACGCCGGCTCCATCTGGGTGTTCGCCGACCTCACCGAACGGCGCGAACACCAGCAGAAGCTGCTGCTCGCCCAGAAAGTGTTCGAGCACTGCGCCGAAGCCCTGCTGGTGACCGACGACAAGGGCATCATCGTCGATGTGAACGCCGCCTTCACCCGCATCAGCGGCTTCCGGCCCGAGGAGGTGATCGGGCAGACTCCGCGGGTGCTCAAGTCGGGTCGCCACGACGACGACTTCTACGCCGACATGTGGAAGCGCCTGATCCAGTTCGGCCACTGGAGCGGCGAAGTGTGGGACCGGCGCAAGAACGGGCAGGTCTATCCCAAGTGGCTGTCGATCGCCGCGGTGTTCGACGAGCAGGGCAAGATCACCAACTTCGTCGCCGCCTTCGAGGACGTGACCGCGCGCAAGCAGGCCGAGGAGCGCATTCAGGCGCTGGCCGAGCACGACCACCTGACCGGCCTGCCCAACCGTCTGCTGCTGCGCGACCGCTTCACCCACGCGCTCGAGAAGCGCAAGCGCACCGGGCGCGCGATGGGCTTCATGTTCCTCGACCTGGACCACTTCAAACGCATCAACGACTCGCTCGGCCACCAGGCCGGCGACCAGCTGCTGGTCGCCGTCGTCAAGCGCCTGCGCCAGGTGCTGCGCGAGGCCGACACCATCAGCCGGCTCGGCGGCGACGAGTTCGTCATCCTGGTCAACGAGATCGACGAGCCCGGCGACGCCGCCCGCATCGCCGACAAGATCATCGACGCCCTCAAGACCCCGGTACGCATCGGCGACCGCTCGCTCACCACCAGCGCGTCCATCGGCATCGCCATGGTGCCCATGGATGGCAGCGACTTCGACACCCTGCTGCAGCGCGCCGACACCGCCATGTACCGCGCCAAGGAACAGGGACGCGGCGCCTACGCCTTCTTCCGCCAGGAGATGAACGAAGCGGCCACGCAACGGCTGGAGATGGTCAACGCCCTGCACCGCGCCCTGGCCGAGAACGCCTTCACGCTGGCCTACCAGCCCGTCGCCCGGGTGGCCGACCAGCGCTTCAGCAGCGTCGAGGCCCTGCTGCGCTGGCAGCACGGCGGACAGGCCATCTCTCCGGCGGAGTTCATCCCCGTCGCCGAGGAAACCGGCCTCGTGGTCCCCATCGGCGAGTGGGTCATGGCCGAAGCCTGCCAGCAGGCGCGGCGCTGGCGCGACGCCGGCCATCCGCTGCGGATCGCGGTCAATGTCTCCGGATTGCAGATCTACCGCACCGATATCGTGGACCTGCTCATGCGCTGCACCCGCGACGCCGGCATCGGCACCGACGTCATCACCATCGAACTGACCGAGTCGATCCTGATGCAGGACAGCAACACCGTGCGCGAGATCATCGCCGACCTCAAGCACATCGGCTCCTCGGTGGCCATCGACGACTTCGGCACCGGCTACTCCAGCCTCTCTTACCTGTCGCGCTTCAAGGCCGACAAGCTCAAGATCGACCGCTCCTTCATCGCCAAGGTGGAAACCAGCGAGGAGGACCGCGCCATCGTGCGCATGGTGGCCGACATTTCCCGCGTCCTGGGCATGCGGTGCGTGGCCGAGGGCGTGGAGAATGCGTTGCAGTTCGACTTCGTGGCGCGCTGCGGCTGCGATCTGGTCCAGGGCTTCCACATCAGCCCGCCGCGCCGGGCCAGCGAGGTGCTTCCCCTGCTCGCGCACCCGCCGGACTGA